The region TGCCCTGTCTATTTTGAATGAAGCATTAACTATACCATTTTGAATAACTAGAGTGTAAATGGTCTTGGAATTGTTGGTGACAATATGGCACAGATGACAATTCTACATTTCAAACCAATTTTTCCAAATTCTATGTCTGTGGATGACCCCACGCTGCTCTTCGTCATACCCAGGGAAGTGCAGTGAAACCATCTTCGAGGATATGAGGGAACCTCCCAAGAAGCCCCTCCACCTGAAGGGTCAAATGAAGTACGTCCCCCAGTGGGACTCGCTCATCTTCCTCAGTACGCCCATGTAAGACCACCCACAACATCCTTACAGTACCTAGTCCTTATCTGACTATAAAGGCAATATGTAATCCTATTCAAAACTTGCCTTGAGGCTACAGCTATGTGATGCCACAGTCAGACGCGTTTACAAAGCAACCAAAAAAGGAGAATCCAAAGCTTTGATAGTATAAAAACCAAACCAAAAAATGTAATCTACTATAGACCATCCAGACCTACCTGAGCCATAATACCAAACCACAAAATAGGTATAGGGATGGGGAACATGGGAAGAAGGGGGTGTGCCCAGGTGAggctccatttggcaaatctgatcataattctatcctcctgattcctgcttacaagcaaaaactaaagcaggaagtaccggtgactcgctcaatacggcagtggtcagatgacgcggatgctgcgctacaggactgttttgctagcacagactggaatatgttctcgggattcatccaatggcattgaggagtataccacctcagtcatcggcttcatcaataagtgcatcgacgaagtacatatcccaaccagaagccatggattacaggcaacatccacatcgagctaaaggctagagatgccactttcaaggagtgggacactaatccggacgcttataagaaatcctgctacgccctcagacgaaccatcaaacaggcaaagtgtcaatacaggattaagattgagtactggctctgacgctcgtaggatgtggcagggcttgaaaactattacggactacaaagggattcccagccgcgagctgcccagtgacgcaagcctaccagatgagctaaatgccttttatgctcgcttccaggcaagcaacactgaagcatgcatgagagctccagctgttctggacaactgtgtgataacgctctcggtagccgatgtgagcaagacctataaacaggtcaacattcacaaagccacggggccagacggattaccaggacgtgtactctcaaagcatgcgcggaccaactggcaagtgtcttcactgacattttcaacctctccctgaccgagtctgtaatacctacatgtttcaagcagaccaccatagtccctgtgcccaaggaagcaaaggtaacctgcataaatgattaccgccccagaGCACTcatgttggtagccatgaagtgctttaaaaggctggtcatggctcacatcaacagcataatcccggataccctagaccctcaatgtgagcaagacaaaggagctgattgtggactacaggaaaatgtgggccgaacaggccccaatTAACATCGACCTGGCTGTagtggaaagtttcaagttccttgatgtccacatcaccaacgaactatcatggtccaaacacaccaagacagtcgtgaagagggcacgacaacaccttttccccctcaggagatttggcattggtccccagatcctcaaaatgttctacagctacaccatcgagaacatcctgactggttgcatcactgctcgGCATCTgtccgtaaggtgctacagagggtagtgcgtacggcccagtacatcactggggccaagcctcctgctatccaggacctatatactaggcggtgtcagaggaaagcccaaaaaattgcgaagactccagtcactcaagtcatagactgttctctctgctaccgcacggtaagcagtaccggagcgccaagtctaggaccacaagactccttaacagcttctacccccaagccataagactgctgaacaattaattatATGGCCACCCGGAccatttacattgacaccccccccccccccatttgtttttacattgctgctactcgctgtttattatctatgcatattcactttacccctacctacatgcacaaattacctcaactaacctgtacccccgcacattgactcagtatcggtaccccctgcatatagcctcgttattgttactttgtgttacttttaatattttttttacaattattttttttactaaatatttattaactctttcttgaactgcattgttggttaagggcttgtaagtaaacatttcacggtaaggtctacacctgttgtattcggcgcatgtgacaaataaagtttgattcgaTTGCTTTCAAATACCCATGATAACCATAATAGAAATCCCAAAACATGACTtctgtaaggacagacgctgggagacgagaagcaagtacagggagttaATATTTAATACATAAccgacatgaaacaaaacacagaCCGCGTCTAGACAAGGGAAACATAATAACATTAATGCTGACTCGGGAAAGAAACTGAGGAAGtaacagatataggggaggtaattaataacgtgatggagtccaggtgagtccaatgaagcgctgatgtgcgtaatgatggtgacaggtgtgcgtaatgataagCAACCTGGCAACCTCGAGCAGACGTGACAGATTTCAATGAATCTATATTTTACGATTCTAATAAGACAAACCATAAACGTTCATAATGAGACTGAACGTTAGTATATTTGGCTCCAACATTTACCTTAGTCCTTACCTTTTTTTTATCCGTTATTTTactaggtaagttgactgagaacacgttcttatTTGCAGCAACAACATGGAGGAATAGttacagggagaggagggggatgaatgagccaattggaaactggagattattaggtgaccatgatggtttgagggccagattgggaatttaaccaggacacaggggttaacacccctactcttacaataagtgacatgggatctttattgacctcagagagtcaggacacccatttaacgtcccatccgaaagacagcaccctacacagggcaatgtccccaatcactgccctggggaattgggatattttgtattttttagaccagaggaaagagtgcctcctactggccctccaacaccacttccagcagcatctggtctcccatccagggactgaccaggaccaaccctggttagtttcagaagcaagccagtagtgggatgcagggtggtatgctgctggctaaccttatggtgtgtctgtgtttattagcatatgaaaataataaaaacGCTAtacaatatttataatattactgTATGCCTCTAAATATGTGCAGTATgcataatataatatatttgattccatgtttcatgagctgaaataaaagatcagagaaatgttccatatgcacaaaaagcttatttctctccaatgttGTGCAGAAGATTGTTTTcattcctgttagtgagtatttctcctttgtcaagataatccatccacctgacaggtctggtatatcaagaagctgattaaacagcatgatcattacacaggtgcaccttgtgctagggacaataaaaggccactctaaaatgtgcagttttgtcacacaacccaatggcacagatgtcttaagttttgagcgagcttgcaattggcatgttgactgcataaatgtccaccaaagctgttgccagagaattgaatgttaatttctctactataagccacttccaacgttgttttagagaatttgtcagtacatccagcctcacaaccgcagaccacatgtaaccacacaaGCCCAGGagctccacatccagcttctgtgagggaaaaactcattctgattggctgggcctggctcccaattgggtgggcctatgctagttatgatctgtaactcagtaaaatcattgaaattgttgcatgttccaTTTATCCACTTCCCTCTACCTTTCCAATCCCTTCTTATCTCCCTTTCAGCCACTCACCCCATCcttgctgtctctctcattcctcttCCACTTTTTTCTTCCTCTTCCAGTATAGAGACAGTGGAGGACATGATTAAAATGGGCGTCTATGTGAACGATCTGAACCTCCACGACTCCAGCCGAGAGCTCATCTTAGCCGGAACACAGCAGTCGGCTGAACTTCAGCTGGCTCTTGACCAGGTAAGTCATACACATTTCATATATACGACATACCACCCTTTAGAATTGCACACAACCGTACTTTGGTACATCGTTAACGTTATCAGATAACTGCTCTACTAACTGGGCCAAGTTTGCCTCATCTAAGAATGCAAGACATGCTACTATACCCACACACAGTCCTGCTCATAGGCAGCTTCATTTTCAAAGTTACAAATAGACATATGCAGTGTATAGTTTACACTGAAAGGCAGAGGCAAAGACCATCTCAAGGGCGGGGCTGGATAGGCCTttgaaggaggatgaggaggagttagttgactgacagctctctctctctggtggctCCTCCCACTCCAGGAGCAGCAGAAGTACGCCCAGCTTCAGGAGATCATCAAGAAGCTTgacgaggagaagaagagaggagactcCCTCCTCTACGCCATGATCCCCAAAGCTGTGGCTGACCGGCTCAGGAAGGGTATCACGGCCCTGGAGACATGCCAGGTACTAACCCACAGCCGTAAATTTACAGAtacatatacagatatacagggtgcatccaaaatggcaccccattccatatatagtgcactatatagggcccaggctctggtcaaaagtagtgcagtatataggcaatagggtgcaatttcagaCACAGCCATAGAGTTTGTAGAGGAAACTATCCTCCATGTTGGCTCAAAACATTCAATGACGTTAAGGCTCAATTGGATTCTGGAGCCAACTAGCCACCTCATTTCTATCAAGCCAGAAGAAACACCACAGTAAAATGTCAAGCATTTAAGTGTGCTGGTATTTCCTTTCCATTTCCCAGGTGTTCCCGGACGTGACCATACTATTCAGCGACGTGGTGAAGTTCAACGAGATCTGCATCCACATCACGCCCATGCAGGTGGTGGACATGCTCAACGAGATCTACATCGTCTTCGACACGCTCAGCGAGAAGCACAACGTCTACAAGGTGAATGACTGGGACAATACAAAACAAGGGCCTCTGTGGGAACAATATGCCTGAATACTCAACCAAGGTTGGCTGGACCAAAAAGGAGAACAGACTCTTATCATGCATTGAGTGGCTGTAGCAATGTTTTACAGAGTGGAATGTTTAGTTTATTTCATTGGTAGGATATAATGTATACAGTAATGCATCTAAACATACTACTTGACTCTTATTCCCCTGGGTTCAGGTGGAGACCATCCGAGATGCCTACATGGTGGTGGCAGGCGTGCCCAATAAGACAACCTTCCATGCCCACCACATATGTGACATGGCCCTGGACATGCTGAGCTCCATCGACCACCTCAAAGACCCCTCCACTGGAGACAACATCCAGATCAGAGTCGGTGAGCAGAGACCATTGAAATACAATCTAGTCACTCTATTTCTATGGCACAGACAGTGTAGACAGGAGTGGGCcttaccatagaaatataattattacatgtaatctgattacaaaaaactGTACCTGTAATACATTActagcaaaaatattgtaatcagattacagatacctttgaaaaactagatgattacttcttggattacttttaaagaatacattaaatacattacttttaaaaaatacattatgtcacctttctgttttctcaatgacattcaattcagcctTGAAAAACGGCgaaagtttaagtttgttccacaagtcagagaccactatgatgacacatgaaaatgtgtttgatggatcctttttgtcttcctttaatgcctcttaaggggaaagtaattaAAAAGTAACCAGATTACGTaactgagtttgggtaatacaaaagttacattactgattacaattttggtcATGTAACTAATAACTGAAACAGATTGCATTTAtatagtaacctacccaaccctgcataTGACAGACATAaagcatacacatactgtacggTGTGTCTTTATAATCCGGTCAAAAGGAAGTCAAAGGCTTGATATTGTCTAGCCATGTCCTGACTGTGCTCCTCAGTTAATGCTGCCAGATGTATACTCCTTAAGGCACCCTGAATCTAGAGCCACTGATCCAGGTTCAGTAAAGCAGTTTAACTTCATTGTGTGTTGTTTCCCTTCAGGGATCCACTCAGGGATGGTGGTGGCTGGGGTGGTGGGGCTGAAGATGCCTCGCTACTGTCTGTTTGGAGACACCGTCAACACTGCCTCCCGCATGGAGAGCAATGGGGTGGTGAGTTCTGACATTAGAACATAACCTCACTatagggtaaatccatttgaatttaatcactttttgacagcattccttttgatttaaacaaaagGTTCCATACATGTTAGATATCTATGATTGACACCCActctgtattcaagagcatgttgtgtctcaaccaaTGGTGGTCACAACCAAAGTTCCCTCAAAAAAATgtaggcactgagcaaatttcaggtctgctgagcacaaacctaaacgttgtgaaaattctgtgcaactacCCAGTTTAAGTTTgttttaacagtggtcaagtaggccactgtggctatttgatcataatgtaggcctaccagagtggcctaccatcaaaaacaatagagaaaatgcatcccataaaaTGTTTACATGGAAatagtagcagccaatgtgtgatgttcaatataggcctacattccatgagactttagaAAAAAatcatgcagggcttgacattaacctttttatccacttgtccttcagacaaggtcaCTGAAAATGATgttgtgtttgatgcaagaaaccactttaaaaaataaaatacattattattcccatacaattattacagagaatcagacaaattatgctaccctctgcctattggctacttaggtTATTCATCCCTATCTCAAAATACAAAACTGCCTCTTTAAGACAAAAACAAatctctttacctgactcgcttttcaaagatgtctagaaatgtacacattttgtgctcttgtaggaagcaatcactcctctattgctgactacaaatgatctataactgggctaataactcactaactagcaaaggttATGAACACAGAAATCTGCACATGTCGCTACATATAGCTCTTgatttgatctcaaaacaagcgcatctactcacaactgctcatgctgtaaacacagtccagttcaaagtgaatggcacagatccatatatggcaatggtctatttgcatatatgcctactgcagctctgattggttatggcgcactggtctgtgtagagtaagGGACTGAGTTGTGCCTGTCATTGCAATAGAAACCTACTCCAatgtgttctgcctacaacatctcttgcatagttagttttgtttCAGTATATTGCCTTGAAtgtggctaatattgcattgattcaatcacaattcccacagtaaaggggaAACGTTAATAGTGTTAACTAATGGGGAAAACTCTAGATAGTTGAGTGAAGGTCAATCACTTCTCTGCgcaggctgatatttcttctgagTGGCAGTCCCAGGGAGCTGCGTGCCCAAGCGctgcttagagggaacattggtcacaacacaaaaacctcagatgtcaaatagggtctaagctacaatgtatgtgaatattttttttaaatatatgagTTAATGCATTTTTTGATAATTGACGTTTAAGGTTAAAGAATTACatacttaaaaaaaagaaattctcaaatagtttgacaaccctgtttgtaagcttttaaattataccAATTATCAACCGTTTATATTTTCCATTTCCattttccattttagtcatttagcagacgctcttatccagagcgacttacagtagtgaatgcatacatttcatacatttttttctccgtactggtcccccgtgggaagcgaacccacaaccctggtgttgcaaacaccatgctctaccaactgagccacacaggacccagtgatgaagacatggatgtctcatggtatggtggggtatgcagaataggtcaactttgagcaactttatctcttgaatgttttgtCATTCAGGTCCAAAGGTCACTTCTACAATGGACACAATTTTATGGAAAAATTTGTTCAAACGAAAAGGGTGGTGTCAAAAACGGATTgatttcaaatggatttacccaacAGACATGATCAATTAGCACTGTGTAGCAAATCATTTGTTTTGTAAGTAGGCCGCAAGTAGGTTAATGCGACATTGTGAGCTGAATAGTTAGCACTATGTCAGCCATCaacctctgtgtgtctgtctgtacagggCATGCAGATCCACATAAGCCAGACCACCAAAGACCACTTGGAACATGAGCCCTACATaattgaggagaggggaaagatcTTTGTGAAGGTATGTGTACGATGTTCCATCATGGCACCGTGTGACGCACCACCTGCCAAACAGACAAAAATGCACCACACTAAATCAAATTTTTAAATCTATCTATTATAATAGATTTTGATCTCTTCAGGAGTTTTATCAAACTTCAAAAGTCTTGAAATGGTCATTTGCAGCCCATCCATTGGCTGAGTTATGACAGGTATTGAACATAAGGATCATGAACACGGTACTATTTCTGCCTAAATTCTGTCCAATCACAGGGTAAAGGCTACATGAAGACATATTGGCTGAAGGGGAAGAAGGACCTGTCGTTTAAGACTCCAGCAGAGCTCCGCTACAGCAGTGAACAGAAGGACTCAGAGGACAGGAGCTCCAATGGGTAAGTGGAGCAGGGGAGGAGGCAACACCAATCTCTTCTGTAGGGGTATACTGCAAGATGCCCTGTAACATATGACTGGGAACTGTTCATTGAATTTCACTGCTGTATAGTTAGTAAGGTTCCAACATCAGCCTGTTTGTGGAGCGAAGGGCTTGCATAAGAATAACACACCTGCTACTAATTTGCTTTGCTTTTGTACATACTGTTTGTGGTCATTTGTTTTATACGTTCCAACACACAGGTCCACCTGCACCAACACCAAGCGCTCCACCTCCAACCTGAACATTCCCAACGAGGAACAGGCAGAGGGCAAGCCCACCCCCACAGAGCTGCCTGCAGAGCCCTTACCTTCACTAGAGGGCGCCCCCGAAGACCCCACAGACCCCACCGAGCCCcaggagaagaaagtaaaaaagAACAgtaagaacaacaacaaaggggGTGCGGCAAAGCCCGAAGCTCCTCCCCAGCAGGTCAATGTGGTGCAGGAGAGTGCAGTGCCTCCTGCTGCTGCCCAGGAGACCCCCACGGCCCCCCCGGCCACCGCCGCTCCAGTGCTCAACAACAAGAGGAACAGCTTCAGGCAGCACACCAAGCTGCCTGCCCACCTTCCCATGCGCAGCACTTCCTGTTGCCTACTGTGAGTGTAGAGGCTAAAAAATGTGACTGGCGTGCATCTTATTGACTGTCCTGTGAAGGCAAACCCTGAAACTGACCCTAACCTTGAACCTTAACCAATTAGAAAATTCAACATGGTTTCGCTGGTCAGTCACGTCCCTTTCGTTTTACCCTGCTGTGAGATGGACCAGGCCAAAGTTCAAGACCTCTCATCTCAGATTATTGGCCAGCCTTCATGTTCAATATATTGTATGACGCCCTGTTGTTTATCCTATGTTTTTCCTTAGGCAGGACCTGAGGGTCCCCACAGCAACATTCAGGGCAGCCCACACCTAATGTAATGTATTCATCCATTAATTCAAGGTGGAGTTACAGAGGTAGACAGGGCAGACCACCTCACTTAAGTTTTAATAGAGGAAACATTGATGCCCCTAAAATTAAACAAATGTGACATTGCTGAAAAGGGAAAAAACTATTATCTTCCAACAAATATGTACCGATACTCATGTCTTGATGACGTGTTAAACAGTGGGCCTCTTTTGGTAATACAAGCACCTGGCTAATGTCATGGATTTGTGCATGTTGTTGAAAGGACAGGTCAATAAATGTACAGTTCATGTACTATTTATTAAGTTATTACTGTCATTGAAAACACCTTTTTCGAATTACAGGATCACAATGGATTGGTATACAGAGTAAGATGAGATGTCAAGAGATGGTTGTATTTTATTTGCATTAACTAGTTCTGAGAAGTCTGACCCAAGTTACAGTTCTGTTACTGTGTTTAATGATGGAATAATATTGACTTTAATAATAATTTATATAATAGCGCTTTTTCTAATGCTGTAAGTGCTTTACCTTTCTGTTTTGTATTAGTAATTTGTTGCACGTTTACTGAATGTTAGCATATCTTTGTCCATAAAAACTGTACAGATAAGCACGTCACGTGTTCATTTCCTTGTTGATATCTTTAAATGTTTTGCTTAATAGTGAATTGTGATTCGCTCACAATGTCAGAGGGACAGATGAAGGCAAAGAAAAAAGGGAAACTATAGCTCTATAAAACAAGGGATAGTAACTTTTTTCTGTAACACGCTCATCAGTGCACGTGATGGGGAAAAGGCTAGTCACAGTCAGCTGCAGACATATAAGATTAAATCAATGATCTTCTCTGAACCGACACACTCTTATCTAGATGTTACCTGGCCCCATATCAGATAACACAGCTAGCGGAGATTATGTGTGCTCAGAAAACAGCTAAGCACCAGTCAGAAAATACAAAAGACTTTAGGCCTACACTGAGCTCAATTAATGTCCAAATAGAAATCACATCATGACAATTATTTAATATACTTATTCTAGATTATGAATTTCTTCACTAAGGTGGGAAGCCCAATGTCCTTTATCTTTTAACTAAGAAGGTAACATATTATACATAAGCCGTCCTCAAAGaaaaggtacagtgccttcagaaagtattcataccccttgacttattccatattttgttgttacagcctgaattgaaatcacccatctacacacactatCTCATaataaaagtgaaaacatgttttgagaaatgtttgcaaattgattGAAAATTAAATGTTTACACCCGAGTCAATAGTTTATAGAGGCACCTTTGGCGGTGATTACAGCTTATGGTCGTCTTGGGTATGTGTGTATCAGCTTTGCATATCTCGATTTGGGGAGcagcggtgaacagcaatcttcaagtctttccacaagtctgggctttggctgggccactcaaggacattcacattgttctgaagccattccagcatggctttggctgtatgcttggggtcatctaaggtcgtttgcactctgaagcaggttctcatcaaggatatgtctgtatttggctccatttattgtttcctctatccttaccagtctcccagatcctgccgctgaaaagcatcaccatagcatgatgctgccaccaccatgcatcatgGTAGGGATGctgttagatgggtgatgagctgtgaCTGGTTTCTCCAGCCAAAGAGTTCAGTTTGTGTCTTATCAGACCAAAtaatcttttgccttatgctttgtctttcatgtgcctttttgcaaactccaggcatgctgtcatgtgcctttttctcaggagttgctttcgtctggccactctcccataaagcccagattggtgaagtgctgtgaGACTGGTGAAACGCTGTGGAGACTTGTTCAGTCAGAGTAGTcaatgggttcttggtcacctcccttccaatgatggagaccattgtgctcttggaaactttcaacactctagaaactgttttatacccttccccagatatatgccaaATCAcaagtctctctctttctattctggttagagccagtttctgttctgtgaaggtagtacactgcgttgtatgagatcttcagtttcttggcaatttctcacatggaatagccttcatttttcagaacaagaatagactgacgagtttcagaagaaggttctttttttctggacattttgagcctgtaatcgaacccacaaatgttgacgctccagatactcaactagcctaaagaaggccaggtttattgcttctttaatcaggacaaccattttcagctgtgctaacataattgcaaaagggttttctaaagatcaattagccttttaaaatgataaacttggattagctaacacaacttgccattggaacacaggagtgatggttgctgataatgggcctctgtcctatgtagatattccataaaaaatcggccatttccagctacaatagtcatttacaacattaacaatgtctacactgtatttctgatcaattttatgttattttaagggaccaaaaaatgtgcttttctttcaaaaacaaggaaatgtctaagcctttgaacggcagtgtatgtaaattagatatttctgtacttcATTTTAAGTAAatgtg is a window of Salmo trutta chromosome 37, fSalTru1.1, whole genome shotgun sequence DNA encoding:
- the LOC115177019 gene encoding soluble guanylate cyclase gcy-31, giving the protein MYGLYLEAVNDYINESYGEDVWRLIEARAEIPHLKFVRHQMYNDNLILRLAKAAGEVLGKTHDELMYAFGVYMVKRIGNYGYERILKVLGRNVRDFINELDNLHEYFRFSFPKVQPPSFCVEEECETSLTLHYRSTRKGFTQFVKGQLSQVGRQFYNTDIEVEILSKEETEKMTYVIYKMNFDNAAFKHRMPQQKTAPGYEKLPMKRGIFFDMFPFSVIFRRDMTMYRIGDGLKEVFSDLQGKKVNEEFTLVRPMLEFSWDNIYTHLNNVFELLSKAVVESKQKVNVPKLSKEKEDEGKEESEKPKREEERSTEKSRVRPSPQSTDRRDVKSVEEMKGDQEFSSALTQYNSSANSGGEDIELLAFQTVTGKCSETIFEDMREPPKKPLHLKGQMKYVPQWDSLIFLSTPIIETVEDMIKMGVYVNDLNLHDSSRELILAGTQQSAELQLALDQEQQKYAQLQEIIKKLDEEKKRGDSLLYAMIPKAVADRLRKGITALETCQVFPDVTILFSDVVKFNEICIHITPMQVVDMLNEIYIVFDTLSEKHNVYKVETIRDAYMVVAGVPNKTTFHAHHICDMALDMLSSIDHLKDPSTGDNIQIRVGIHSGMVVAGVVGLKMPRYCLFGDTVNTASRMESNGVGMQIHISQTTKDHLEHEPYIIEERGKIFVKGKGYMKTYWLKGKKDLSFKTPAELRYSSEQKDSEDRSSNGSTCTNTKRSTSNLNIPNEEQAEGKPTPTELPAEPLPSLEGAPEDPTDPTEPQEKKVKKNSKNNNKGGAAKPEAPPQQVNVVQESAVPPAAAQETPTAPPATAAPVLNNKRNSFRQHTKLPAHLPMRSTSCCLL